One Chitinivibrionia bacterium genomic window, AAAAAAGCCCTCGACGATATTTTCGATGATGGAATTTTCGGCACGGATTGCGTAGTTATCGAAGAAATGATGTTCGGCGAAGAAGCAAGCATTTTCGTTTTGACCGACGGTACAAACTACAAAATATTACCGTCCGCGCAAGACCACAAGCGCATTTTTGACAACGACCAAGGACCCAACACAGGCGGAATGGGCGCATATTCTCCGGCTCCCGTCGCCGACAAAAAACTGATTGAAGAAGTAGAAAAAACGATAATAATTCCCACTCTCGAAGCAATGAAAAAAGAGGGGAGCGCCGAACTGTTCGGCGGCGAATATCGCGGACTTTTGTATGTCGGAATTATGGCGACAGAAAATGCGACAGGCGGATTACCAACTGCAAAAGTCGTAGAATTTAACTGCCGCTTCGGCGACCCCGAAACAGAGGCTGTTTTACCGCTTGTAAATTGCGACTGGTTTGACGTATTTTACGCTTCGGCAGTCGGAGACGTCAGTAAAATCGAGTGGAATGTAAGCGAAAATTTTGCGGCGACCATCGTTTTGGCGAGCAGGGGATACCCCGAAACTTCGCAAAAAGGCGTAAAAATATCGGGGCTCGAAGAAGCGCAAAAAATTGATAACGTCGATATCTATCACGCCGGAACGGCAATTAACGAAAACGGAGAACTTATAACAAACGGCGGACGAGTTCTGGCGATAACCGCATGGGACGAAACGCTCAAAAAAGCGATTGACAAAGCGTATTCGGCGGTTGGTAAAATTAGTTTTGACGGTATGCAATATCGTAAAGATATAGCTAAAAAGGGCTTAGTCAGATTGGGAGAAAAGGCATAATATGTTTCAGAGAATAAACGTTCACCCCGAAAATCCGCAAGAAAGAAATATCGAAAACGCGGTAAAAATTCTTAAAAAAACAGGCGGAATTTGCATTTATCCGACGGACACAATTTACGGCGTCGGTTGCGCGTTAAGCAATGCGAAAAAAATCAGAGAAATAGAGAGCATTCTTTATAAAGACCAAAAAAGCAAAGAGGGAAAAAGGAAATTTTCGATAGTCTGCAATGATATATCGCAGGCGCAGGAATATGCAAAAATAGAAACGCATAATTTCAAAATATTGAAAAAATATCTTCCCGGACCCTTTACTTTTATTTTGCCGTCGTCGCAGTTTCTGGAGAAAAAATTCGTCGAAAAACGCAAAACAATCGGAATTCGTATAACGGATTATCCCATAACGCGAATGCTGATAGACCAACTCGGCGAGCCGCTTGCAAATATGTCGCTCAACACGGGCGAGGAAAACCGCGGAAATCCCGATTTATACTTGTATCCGGATGTTTATAACGGAGTGGACGTTGTTTTGGACGCGGGAGTTTTGGAAGGCGGACTTTCGACAATCGTCGATTTAACAGGAGACGTTCCCAAAATCCTGAGACAAGGAAAAGGCGAATTTAATGAGTGAAAAATTTGACAAATTAGCAGAAATTGCAAAAATCCTGCGCTCGGAAAACGGTTGCCCTTGGGACAGAGAGCAGACTTCCCGCTCAACCTTAAACGACTTGCTCGAAGAATGCTATGAATTTTTTGACGCTGTCGATAAAAACGATACGAACGAAATGAGGGAAGAATTAGGCGATTTATTTTGGCTTATAATTTTCCAATGTCAGCTTGCAAGCGAGGAAAACCACTTTACCGCCGAAGAAGTTTTAGACGATGTCTGCAAAAAACTAATCCGCCGTCATCCGCACGTTTTTGAAAATTCGGGCGAAAAAGACACAAAAGACATACTGGAAACTTGGGAAAAAATCAAGCAAAAAGAAAAGGGAAAAGAAAGCCGAAAATCCATTCTGGACGGCATTCCCAAAACGCTTCCGTCGCTTTATTTAGCCGAAAAAATTCAGAAAAAAACCGCGCGCTACGGCTTTGATTGGGACGGCGTTTTAGAGCCGCTGAAAAAAATCGAAGAAGAAATTCGCGAATTTCGGGAAGCGGTAGAGCGAGGCGACAACGACGAAAAAAATCTTGAATTCGGCGATATTCTTTTTGCGCTCGTAAACGCGGCGCGCCACTCAAACGTCTCTGCCGAAGACGCATTACGAGCTTCAATCGGCAAATTTTCGCGGCGTTTTAATTACATAGAAAACAGTTTTGGCTACGACAGCGAAAAATTGAGAAACGCAGGTTTGGAGAAATTAGACGAACTGTGGAACGAGGCGAAAGGGTTGGAGTGATGAAAAAAACACGTCCGTAGGGGCGTATTGCATACGCCCAAATCGCCGACAGAAATCGGGCGTATGCAATACGCCCCTACGGAAAATCGTTCGCGTTTTTTTTAGATTTCGCAAGAAGTCTATTATCAATATCAAAACGCCCTATTCACCGCCGAAATTAACGCCAATGCGCTTGCCCACATAATATCGGTGTCCATTCCAACGCCGAAAAACGAGTTGCCGTCGGGGGTTTCAATGCTGATATAAGCCGCCGCCATTGCCGCGCTTCCTTCGCTCATTGCGTGTTCTTCGTAAGTTCCCAAATGCCCGTCTTCAAAGCCGTTTCTCTCTAAAATCACGGACAAAGCGTTTATTACGCCGTCGCCTTGAGCCGTATCGACAACTTCTTTGCCGTTTATTTTAAGTTTTGCTTCCAAGAAAATGTAATTTTCGTTTTCCTTTTTTTCGCGCTTGGAAGTCATTTCTATAAGTTCGACTTTGTCTTCGCGATTTACGAATTCTTTCTTGAAAATATCTATAATTTCACTTGCTTCGAGCACTCGTTTAAGTTCGTCGGCATATCTTTGAACAACGCGCCCGATTTCGACCTGCATAAGTTTTGGAACGCTGAAACCGCCTTGCTGTTCCAAAATAAACGCCGCGCCCCCCTTGCCCGATTGCGAATTTATAACGACTATCGCCTCGTAATCGCGCCCGACGTCTCGCGGGTCAATCGGCAAATACGGGACGTCCCAAATTGTGCGATTTTCGCGCTTTCTCAATTTTATTCCCTTGGCGATTGCGTCTTGGTGGCTACCCGAAAACGCCGTAAATACCAGTTCGCCTGCGTATGGTTGGCGCGGATGCACTTTCATTTCGGTGCAGATTTCGTAAATTTCGCGAATGCTGTCCACGTCGCTGAAATCGAGTTCGGGATTTATGCCCTGCGAATACAAATTTAAGGCAATGGTCAAAATATCGGCGTTGCCCGTGCGTTCTCCGTTGCCAAAAAGCGTGCCTTCAACGCGGTCTGCTCCCGCCAAAATTCCGAGTTCCGTGCTTGCTATGCCTGTTCCGCGGTCGTTATGCGTGTGAAGCGAAACCAAAACGTTTTCGCGTTGATTTATGTTGCGGCACATCCATTCTATCTGGTCTGCGTAAATGTTGGGCGTTGCGCATTCGACGGTGCTCGGCAAATTAAGTATCATTTTTCCGCGCTCGGCAGGGTTCCATAAATCAATGACCGTATTACTGATTTCGGCGGCAAAATCCAATTCCGTAAGCGAAAAACTTTCGGGCGAATATTCGAGTTGCACGTTTCCGCTGAAATGCTTCATTGAGTCAATAACCATTTGAGTTCCCGAGGCGGCAATATCTATAATTTCGGACTTGTCTTTTCCGAAAACATCGCGGCGTTGCGCGGGCGAAGTCGAGTTATACAAGTGAATTATGACGTTTTTTGCTCCTTCAAGCGACTCAAAAGTTTTATCGACGAGATGTTGCCGCGCCTGCACCAAAACCTGCACCGAGACATCGTCGGGAATGCGATTTTGGTCGATAAGCATACGCGCAAAGTCGTATTCGGTTTGCGAAGCCGACGGAAAACCGATTTCGATTGCCTTAAAGCCGATTTCGATGAGTTTATTGAAGAAAATGATTTTCTTATCTTTAGTCATCGGCGTCCAAATCGCCTGGTTTCCGTCGCGCAAGTCCACCGCGCACCAATGAGGCGCTTTAGTAATTTTATTATTAACCCAAGTCCTGTTCGGCAAATCAATATTCGGAAATTGCTTGTATTTTCCTTCTTTAAACCAGTCGTTTTTCATAAATTGTCTCCTTAGTTTATGTTAAAAATACTATATTACCGAAACCAAAAGTAAGTTTTCAAAGCAATTTTTAGTATAGATGGGTATAATTTTTGCCGTTTAACGGTTTATTTCAAGCCTAATCAATAACATATCCACCGCTTTTTGCACGGATTGCAAGCAAATTTCGCTTCTGTTTCCCGAAAATTGGTTGTGCGAAACCTCTAAAATTTCTCCTTTGTGCGAAATTCCCACAAAAACCGTTCCGATTGGTTTATCGGGGGTTGCGCCGCTTGGTCCTGCAATTCCTGAAACGGCGACTGCCCACTCGGTTGCAAGCATTTTTTGTGCGCCGATAAGCATTTTTTCGACACATTCTTTGCTTACTGCGCCGTATTTTTGTAAAATATCGCTCGAAACACCTAATATATTGTGTTTTATAGAGTTATCATAGGCTATAATTGAGCCGAAATACCACGCCGAAGCACCCGCCTGTTGCGTAAAAGCGGCAGAGATAAGCCCGCCTGTGCAGGACTCTGCCGTCGAAACCCGCTCGTTTCGCTCCGTTAAAAGAACGCCGATTTTTGCAATTTTCTTATTGTACTCTTGCGATAATAATTCCATAAACGCCCAACAGTAAATTAAGTGAAACACAAGCCATAATTCCCGCGACAACGTCGTCCATCATAATCCCCGCACCCTCGTCCAAATGCTCAAAAAGATGGATAGGGTAGGGCTTTACGATGTCGAAAAAGCGAAAGAGAATAAAGCCGACTATTAAAACGGGAATTGACAGCGGAACAAACAGAAACGTTATCATTTGCCCTGCAAATTCGTCTATGTTTACTTTGTTCGGGTCGTCTTTGCCAAAGTTATTTATTGTGTCGTTGCAAAGCCAAAATCCGACAAATACAAACGCTATAAAGCCCAAAAGAAACAAATGCGCGTTTTGGGCTATAAACCAGAGTTGTGTTTTGTCCATAAAAAAATACAAAAACGCGATTGCCAAAAGCGAGCCGTAAGTTCCCGCAGGTCCGGGAATATATCCCGTGTAAAAGCAGGTCGAAAAAGTTCTTCTTACAAATGATACCAGTTTTTCTTTCATAATTAAATGCTCCTTGAAATTATTTTTCTGTCGTCAATCGCCTGATTCAGCGTGTGCTTATCAGCGTGTATTATTTCGAGCCCCGACGACAATCCTTGCGCAAGCTTGGAAATCGTAAGCGGAAATCCCGAAAGTATTTTTTGAATGTAAAAAATCGTGGTTTCTGCCTCGCCCGTAAAGCCTAAAGCAATAATTATCTCTTTTACATCACCGTTTTTTACTCGTTCTTTTAAAAGATTTAACGATAATTTATCGGGCGTGATGCCGCTAATCGGCGAAATAAGTCCGCCTAAAACGTGATAAACTCCGTTAAAACGGTTGTTTTTTTCTATTGCAAGCATATCCGACGGGCGTTCTACAACGCAAATAACCGAATTGTCGCGATTTGGATTGCAACAAATAAGGCAAATGCTTTTTTCGCTGAGCGCATTACAAGCAGAACACCGCATAACGTTTTCTTTTGCGTTAATTAAAGCGTTTGCCAAGCGAAGAGGGGCGTCATTTTCCTGCTCCAACAGATATAACGCCATACGAAACGCGCTTTTTTCGCCGACTGACGGCAAAATTCGCAGTGCGTCAACCAAATCCTGTAAATGCTTTGGTATCATTTAATTAAAAACCCGGTAAGCCAAGTCCGCCCGTTATTGCGCCGAGTGAGTCGTCGGAAAGTTTTTTCACTTGTTCGTTTGCGTTGCGAATTGCCGCCGCAACCAAGTCTTCAAGCATTTCGACATCGTCGGGGTCAACCGCCTCTTTTGCGATTTTTACCGACTGCAAAGCGCCGTTTCCGTCCATAACGATTTTCACCATTCCGCCGCCAGCAGTTCCTTCTACTTCTTTTTCTGCCAATGCCGCCTGTGTTTTGTGGAATTCCGCTTGCATTTTTTGCGCTTGTTTCATCATTTTCTGCATTACGCCCGACATATTTGTATCCTCCTGATATTATATGAATTTACCGTCGAATTTTTCTGCGATTTTTGCCACTATCGGCTGATTTTGCATAAGTTCTTCAACGCTTTCTTTTACTTTGTTTTGTTTTTTTGGGACGGCGATTATAGGTTGTTCCGCCATCGGTTCTTGTTGAGGCAAATCGCCGTTGTTTTCTTCGTTTTTGGGCGAAATATCAACGGGGATTTTTTCTGTTAGACGCAAGCATTGATTACGCTCCGCTTCACGAACATACGTTTGCGTCTCTACAGGTGTATTTTCGGTTTTTTCTTCCGGCTTTTCTTCTTTTTTAGGCAAATGATTATTTGCCTCTACATTGGTTTCAGTGTTTCCTCCGCCACTGTTTTTCAAAAAATCCAAAACTTGCTGAATAGTTATTGTCTTATCCATACTTGCAATTTTTACTAATAATCGCTCTGCCGCAAATCTTCTGAAAGTTGAGTATTGCAATTCTTTTTGCGTTGCCGATACCATTTCACTTATTCGCAAAATATCGCCTTCGCTGTAGTTATTCAAGATATTATTGATACTCGATGTCTCGACCGTATTTCCCTTGATTTTCAGGAACATAAGCATACGCAAAAAAGACAGCATTCCGTCTAAAAATTCCGAAATGTCAAATCCGTCTTCAAGTGTTTTGTCGAAGATTTCTATTACTTCTCCGACCCTATTTTCATTTGCGAGCTCAAGTATTTTTGAATATGTTTCTATGGATACAAGTCCCAAAATTTTGCGGGTCGCCTCTTCGCTTAATTCTCCGTCGCAAAATGCGCGCACCTGCTCAAGAAGCGAAAGTGAATCGCGCATACTGCCATTCGCCTTTTGGGCGATGAGACGCAACGCATTGTCCTGAAATTCAATGACTTCTGTCTTGCAAATTTTCACTAATTGCCTAAAAATCGCCTCTTCCGAAATCGGACGGAAATCAAAGCGAATGGAACGTGAAAGTATCGTTTGCAGTATTTTTTCGGGTTCGGTGGTAGCAAAAATAAAGAGGACATTTGCGGGCGGCTCTTCGAGTGTTTTAAGCAGGGAATTCCATGCCTGTTTGCTGAGAGAGTGCGCTTCATCTATAAGAAACACGCGATAATTTGCGCCGTTTCCCATCGGGACATAATTTACCGCTTCCATAAGTTCTTTTACGTCGTTAACGCCCGAATTTGAAGCAGCGTCGAATTCCGCAATGTTGAAATTTGAGCCGTTTATTGCCGCAACACAGCTGTCGCACACGCCGCAAGGGTCGGGCGTCGGTCCTTTTTCGCAGTTAAGGGCGCGAGCCAAAATTCGCGCGGTGGTTGTTTTTCCGACACCGCGAGTTCCCGTAAAAACGTAAGAATGCGCTATTTTTCCAGTTGAAATGCTTCTTTTAAGCGTGTTCGTAATATGCTCCTGCCCGACAACATCGTCGAACATCATAGGTCGCCACTTCCGCGCAAAAACAAGATAACTCATTTACCCTCTCAGTTTATTTATTCGTAGAAATATCTATATCAATGAACAAGAAAATTTTTTCTCGCGTCAGCTATTGAATATCCTTTTTCAAGGTATTCAAAAATTTCGAGAGCCATATTCTTTTTAGCCGCATCTTCTCTTGACCAAATATCTCGTTGCATTTTTAATCGTGCTTCATAGCGTTCGCGTTGCAACCTGTCGGCGCTCAGAACTTTTAATTCGCTGAACGCAGAATTTATTGTTTTGTTTTTTGTTGCAACTTTCATAAAATCCTCCTCTTTTTCAGAATTTATAAATATAAGCCAATCCGAAAGTTTTTCGTTTTTTTCTCTTTCTATGCGAGACAAATCCAAAATGTGTATTTTCTGCAAGTCGCTAAACGGAAAAAGTTCCTCTTCTTCTAACATTGAAAATACATTATGGCACTTTTTAGATTCAAGCACAAGCGATTTTTCTACAATAATAATCGAAATTACGGGTTTTATATCCAAATATTTACCGCCTTTGCCGATTTGCTCAACGAGCATTCTGGCAGAATAATACGAAATTCGGGAACGCAATTCGGGAAGATTGCACGCCTGCATTTCAATATCGATTATTTCGCCGTTTTCTAATTCTGCTTTTACGTCCAAAACGCTTAATTTATCAGTTTCGTTTTCTTGTTTGTTTATTGGGTTAAGCAGTAGAACTTTGTTTATGTTCTTGTTTAATACAACTTGAAGAAAATCAATTAAAATATCTTCATTTTTCTTGTCGCCGAAAAGCATTTTGAATACGATGTCATTTTTCGGCGGCAGAATTTCAGGTAAATCGTCCTGTTCAAATAAGTTTTCTTTTTTGCTCAATAGTGTCTCCTTTTATATACAAAATAATATTTGGGCGACGGTCGCCTCCCTATTTTTGTTTCTTTTTTTACTTTTTTCAAAAAATATCACATATAATTATGGCATATATTATTTTCTCCACGCAACAAACGATGAATTGTTGGGCTAACTCCCGACTTTTCATTTGTGTTCTTTGATTTTGTCTGTTCTACAAAAAAGAACAAGAACTCCTCTACAGGTTGTTCTGTCTATCTGTTCTTCTTTGTTTGAATAATAAATAGAGCACGAGTGAATTTCATCGTTTGTTGCAAAACTGTGATTATAGGCAGAACAGCCCTCTGCTGTTTTGTCTGAACTTTTAACATTTTTTATGAAAGGGCGGTTTTATGAAAAAACGCTTATTTATGGTTTTGTGGTTGGTTTGTTGTATTATGTTCTGGGTTGGGTGCTCAGATAACGGCAATGACGGGAAAGGCGAAAACGGCGGTGGTGGCACAGGGCATATTGGCGAAAATTTGCATTTAAGCGGACAGGTTTGGGTGTTTTACTGGGAAGCAGAGGAACGCGTTTATGGACAATTTACAGAAACTCTTGCTATTTCTTCTTTTGGTGTGAACGGAACTGTTGCTGACGGACAGTTAAGTTTTACAATCGGAACGCCTAATTCCTCGCAATTAATTAATGTTTCAGAATGGATTGAAAATGGGTATGGATTTTGGTTTGAAAGTATTACTGCCAGCGACAATGCGACAATGATGGCAGAGTTAAGGTATTTTGATATTACAGATAACAAGCAACTTTATAGAAGTCATTATTGGAGAGACTCTGAAAACTCCCAAGTAGATCAGATGGTTTCGTATATATATGTTGACAGAGATGTTTCGATTATCGGGAAGGGGAAATCTCATAATACGTATTGGTTGGGAAATTATACTACCAAAGATTTC contains:
- a CDS encoding YbaB/EbfC family nucleoid-associated protein — encoded protein: MQKMMKQAQKMQAEFHKTQAALAEKEVEGTAGGGMVKIVMDGNGALQSVKIAKEAVDPDDVEMLEDLVAAAIRNANEQVKKLSDDSLGAITGGLGLPGF
- the dnaX gene encoding DNA polymerase III subunit gamma/tau, with protein sequence MSYLVFARKWRPMMFDDVVGQEHITNTLKRSISTGKIAHSYVFTGTRGVGKTTTARILARALNCEKGPTPDPCGVCDSCVAAINGSNFNIAEFDAASNSGVNDVKELMEAVNYVPMGNGANYRVFLIDEAHSLSKQAWNSLLKTLEEPPANVLFIFATTEPEKILQTILSRSIRFDFRPISEEAIFRQLVKICKTEVIEFQDNALRLIAQKANGSMRDSLSLLEQVRAFCDGELSEEATRKILGLVSIETYSKILELANENRVGEVIEIFDKTLEDGFDISEFLDGMLSFLRMLMFLKIKGNTVETSSINNILNNYSEGDILRISEMVSATQKELQYSTFRRFAAERLLVKIASMDKTITIQQVLDFLKNSGGGNTETNVEANNHLPKKEEKPEEKTENTPVETQTYVREAERNQCLRLTEKIPVDISPKNEENNGDLPQQEPMAEQPIIAVPKKQNKVKESVEELMQNQPIVAKIAEKFDGKFI
- a CDS encoding phosphatidylglycerophosphatase A, producing MKEKLVSFVRRTFSTCFYTGYIPGPAGTYGSLLAIAFLYFFMDKTQLWFIAQNAHLFLLGFIAFVFVGFWLCNDTINNFGKDDPNKVNIDEFAGQMITFLFVPLSIPVLIVGFILFRFFDIVKPYPIHLFEHLDEGAGIMMDDVVAGIMACVSLNLLLGVYGIIIARVQ
- a CDS encoding L-threonylcarbamoyladenylate synthase, producing the protein MFQRINVHPENPQERNIENAVKILKKTGGICIYPTDTIYGVGCALSNAKKIREIESILYKDQKSKEGKRKFSIVCNDISQAQEYAKIETHNFKILKKYLPGPFTFILPSSQFLEKKFVEKRKTIGIRITDYPITRMLIDQLGEPLANMSLNTGEENRGNPDLYLYPDVYNGVDVVLDAGVLEGGLSTIVDLTGDVPKILRQGKGEFNE
- the recR gene encoding recombination mediator RecR, giving the protein MIPKHLQDLVDALRILPSVGEKSAFRMALYLLEQENDAPLRLANALINAKENVMRCSACNALSEKSICLICCNPNRDNSVICVVERPSDMLAIEKNNRFNGVYHVLGGLISPISGITPDKLSLNLLKERVKNGDVKEIIIALGFTGEAETTIFYIQKILSGFPLTISKLAQGLSSGLEIIHADKHTLNQAIDDRKIISRSI
- the purD gene encoding phosphoribosylamine--glycine ligase → MKKNVLLVGSGGREHALFKALKRSKRELDIYAFPGNVGMTMDGAKKIDEKINGWNELADWAQKNSVDLTVVGPEIPLVEGIVDKFVEKNLVIFGPSKFAAQLEGSKKFSKELMKKYDIPTAKYESFTDKKSAENYINKVGAPIVVKYSGLAAGKGVSVCETVEQAKKALDDIFDDGIFGTDCVVIEEMMFGEEASIFVLTDGTNYKILPSAQDHKRIFDNDQGPNTGGMGAYSPAPVADKKLIEEVEKTIIIPTLEAMKKEGSAELFGGEYRGLLYVGIMATENATGGLPTAKVVEFNCRFGDPETEAVLPLVNCDWFDVFYASAVGDVSKIEWNVSENFAATIVLASRGYPETSQKGVKISGLEEAQKIDNVDIYHAGTAINENGELITNGGRVLAITAWDETLKKAIDKAYSAVGKISFDGMQYRKDIAKKGLVRLGEKA
- a CDS encoding CinA family protein, translating into MELLSQEYNKKIAKIGVLLTERNERVSTAESCTGGLISAAFTQQAGASAWYFGSIIAYDNSIKHNILGVSSDILQKYGAVSKECVEKMLIGAQKMLATEWAVAVSGIAGPSGATPDKPIGTVFVGISHKGEILEVSHNQFSGNRSEICLQSVQKAVDMLLIRLEINR
- a CDS encoding Rpn family recombination-promoting nuclease/putative transposase, with protein sequence MSKKENLFEQDDLPEILPPKNDIVFKMLFGDKKNEDILIDFLQVVLNKNINKVLLLNPINKQENETDKLSVLDVKAELENGEIIDIEMQACNLPELRSRISYYSARMLVEQIGKGGKYLDIKPVISIIIVEKSLVLESKKCHNVFSMLEEEELFPFSDLQKIHILDLSRIEREKNEKLSDWLIFINSEKEEDFMKVATKNKTINSAFSELKVLSADRLQRERYEARLKMQRDIWSREDAAKKNMALEIFEYLEKGYSIADARKNFLVH
- the mazG gene encoding nucleoside triphosphate pyrophosphohydrolase gives rise to the protein MSEKFDKLAEIAKILRSENGCPWDREQTSRSTLNDLLEECYEFFDAVDKNDTNEMREELGDLFWLIIFQCQLASEENHFTAEEVLDDVCKKLIRRHPHVFENSGEKDTKDILETWEKIKQKEKGKESRKSILDGIPKTLPSLYLAEKIQKKTARYGFDWDGVLEPLKKIEEEIREFREAVERGDNDEKNLEFGDILFALVNAARHSNVSAEDALRASIGKFSRRFNYIENSFGYDSEKLRNAGLEKLDELWNEAKGLE
- a CDS encoding 2-isopropylmalate synthase, whose translation is MKNDWFKEGKYKQFPNIDLPNRTWVNNKITKAPHWCAVDLRDGNQAIWTPMTKDKKIIFFNKLIEIGFKAIEIGFPSASQTEYDFARMLIDQNRIPDDVSVQVLVQARQHLVDKTFESLEGAKNVIIHLYNSTSPAQRRDVFGKDKSEIIDIAASGTQMVIDSMKHFSGNVQLEYSPESFSLTELDFAAEISNTVIDLWNPAERGKMILNLPSTVECATPNIYADQIEWMCRNINQRENVLVSLHTHNDRGTGIASTELGILAGADRVEGTLFGNGERTGNADILTIALNLYSQGINPELDFSDVDSIREIYEICTEMKVHPRQPYAGELVFTAFSGSHQDAIAKGIKLRKRENRTIWDVPYLPIDPRDVGRDYEAIVVINSQSGKGGAAFILEQQGGFSVPKLMQVEIGRVVQRYADELKRVLEASEIIDIFKKEFVNREDKVELIEMTSKREKKENENYIFLEAKLKINGKEVVDTAQGDGVINALSVILERNGFEDGHLGTYEEHAMSEGSAAMAAAYISIETPDGNSFFGVGMDTDIMWASALALISAVNRAF